GCCGCCTGCGATCTTTCCTACCTGACCCAGTGAGCGCGACAATGCATCGCCAAGGATGCCAACGCGACGACCATCCACGCATTGGGCGGCGCGACTTGCTCCAGGTCGGCGGGATGAGTCTCTTTGGAATGGGACTGGCGGATCTCGCTCGGCTCGAGTCGCAGGCCGCTGATTCGTCCGGTACGGCGCGCGGGCCCGCCAAATCGGTCGTGTTTATTTTTCAGTCGGGTGGCCCGTCGCAACACGAAACATTCGATCCTAAGCCGGCTGCACCCGAAGGTATTCGCGGCGAATACGGTACGACGCAGACCAGCTTACCGGGCATCAACTTTTGCGAATATCTGCCGAAGTTAGCTGCGCGGGCGCATCGCTTCTCGTTGGTGCGCACGATGCACCATCCGGCAGATCGGCAATTCCGTAACGAGCACAGCAGTTGCCATTACCTGTTGCACACCGGTTCGGTTGATATGCCGGTCGGCGACACGAACGCCACGATCGCTGGTCCTCGCGCCGGGCGGATGGCATGGCCGTCGATCGGTTCCATGATCGCTTATGCCGCGCCGGCGGATGTGGGCGTGGGCTTGCCAAGCGTCGTCGAAATACCGCGCGCGTACAACATTAGTTACCCCGGGCGCGATCCGGGCTTGCTCGGTCCGCGCTACGGTCGCTGGGGTGTCGATCTCGCACCGAAATGCAACTCTAAAGACGCGGCCGGATCGTGTCCGAATTGCTTCAGTCATGACGACCCCAACGATCCTGCCAGGGCGCCTGGCCCAGGTCCGAACGCCTGGTGGGATAACAGCAGTTGTCGTAATCCTGATTTCCACCTGCCTGATCTTGGTGGCGATACGGGAATCTCGGTTCCGCAACTTTCGAATCGCTTTGAGTTGCTACAGCAGCTGGAGGGGTTGCGCCGCGCTGCCGCCGAAGCGATGTCGCACGATACCTGCCGCGCCTACGATGCGCAGCGCGACCAGGCCCTGCAATTGGTGCTCACCTCGCGCCCCGGCAAGCAAAATCCTTTTGACCTGACGCACGAACCTGACGCCATCCGCGACCTGTACGGCCGCGAAGAATGGGGGCAGGCGTTTTTGGTCGCCCGCCGTTTGGTGGAAGCCGGAGTGCGCATGGTGCAGGTCAATCTGCGCGGTTGGGATACGCATCAAAACGCCTTTCGTGATTTGAAAGGCAGGCTGCTCCCTTCGATCGATCATTGCTTGAGCGGATTTCTCGACGATCTCGAACAGCGCGGTCTGCTTTCCGAAACTCTCGTGGTGATGTGTGGCGAGATGGGACGCACGCCGCGCATCTCGCCCATTGCGGTCGGGGGAAAAAACGCGTCGGGCGAGATATTTACCGCTGGCCGACACCACTGGGGAGATGTCTTTCCCTGTTTCTTTGCGGGCGGCGGCATCGCGCCAGGCCGCGTGATCGGCGCAAGCGACCGGCAAGGTGGATCGCCCGTATCCGAAGCGTACACGCCCGCCGATCTCGCCGCCACGATCTTCCAGCAACTGGGGGTCGGGCCGGACCGCGAGTTCAACGACACGACCGGTCGGCCCTATCAAATCTATCGCGGTCGACCGATCCAGGCCTTGCTGTAACGAACAGCGCGACTTCTAAGGGCAAGCCGAACTTCTGGCAAGAAGTTGCTAGCGGTGCGACGTGCCTTTGAGGATCGGCCGGGCTTTCCAATTCGCATCGGGGCCGAAGCGATAGTTCGGTGAAGCATGGCCCGCCTGTGCGTCGCCGTAAAGCTCGCGCACGGCGAGCGTCTCGAGCGCCGGACCGGCGCCGGCGGCCAGCAGCACAAACGCGACCGAGCCCCACAAAAGTCCGCGCAAGTTGACTTCAATCAGGCCCGCCTCGGCCTGTGTCTCGCGCGGCATGATCAGAATCATGATCGTGCAGATCACGGCGTTGACCAGCACTGTGCCCTCGGTCATCAGCCGTTGATCGGTGAAACCGGTGAGCGACTTGGCGAAATTCGCCAGCACGAAAGACCAGATGATCAGGAAATACAACATCTGCCCACGCCCCAACCAGCTGGTGGGCACAATGGCCAGCGGGCGCCACAGATGCACAACGATCAGCAACACGAATCCAAAGGTCGCGATGGCGAAGAACAGATTGAACCAGCCGGTGGCCGACAGTTCGATGCTATCGAAAAAAGGAGACTGCATCAGCTGCGGCACCGAGCGGAAACC
The DNA window shown above is from Pirellulales bacterium and carries:
- a CDS encoding DUF1501 domain-containing protein, which encodes MHRQGCQRDDHPRIGRRDLLQVGGMSLFGMGLADLARLESQAADSSGTARGPAKSVVFIFQSGGPSQHETFDPKPAAPEGIRGEYGTTQTSLPGINFCEYLPKLAARAHRFSLVRTMHHPADRQFRNEHSSCHYLLHTGSVDMPVGDTNATIAGPRAGRMAWPSIGSMIAYAAPADVGVGLPSVVEIPRAYNISYPGRDPGLLGPRYGRWGVDLAPKCNSKDAAGSCPNCFSHDDPNDPARAPGPGPNAWWDNSSCRNPDFHLPDLGGDTGISVPQLSNRFELLQQLEGLRRAAAEAMSHDTCRAYDAQRDQALQLVLTSRPGKQNPFDLTHEPDAIRDLYGREEWGQAFLVARRLVEAGVRMVQVNLRGWDTHQNAFRDLKGRLLPSIDHCLSGFLDDLEQRGLLSETLVVMCGEMGRTPRISPIAVGGKNASGEIFTAGRHHWGDVFPCFFAGGGIAPGRVIGASDRQGGSPVSEAYTPADLAATIFQQLGVGPDREFNDTTGRPYQIYRGRPIQALL